A DNA window from Ostrea edulis chromosome 5, xbOstEdul1.1, whole genome shotgun sequence contains the following coding sequences:
- the LOC125652157 gene encoding hillarin-like, which yields MGCVSSKPVKVVPPIQVVPPIQVVITPDLPPPPKEEEPETSSDHIFIGTDDATETVKIPNELDEYSELKPQNSIKVCEDKEKYAKFFENWSPILQSDEDSDAISTAGNNSEEAQHKLTMEDIDKRAREAPAERADSFDNLKDYLLDGLSGHEEEEKLSVRAIIVWLGEQDLKDWTDVPPSRDSPKGFLALLAQKNSLFVTFFTVLCREFGLKCVKVRGISKAGDYQPGEEVESSKYGDTWAAVFVNRRWQIVHPYWVCKSLVGRNAGGWIKLEENGKTIGRKEKESVGVLRKAFKEYYIFPDPDEFKYRCHPDDEKWQLTKNSVKRNEFSRMPYLFPTFFGMGLKLISANTCLLTSDTGESLIEIQAPLKNANTLDLWYELYLKEGTGNSDEENMMLQAENIPKLVAMIRCGDVWRFKMNLPIKGAFKLCCYGGPHKSPLSRIAEFRIDNHVPKKICKIIPFNPGRVGFGPGPAATAANFFTPSHSDGQIPIQMNTKLEISFTVIKSVIEKRSIVALLHKNDMEPEELDRHVEVEIRKERRMILIRTDAPSEGEYALTIHSCVKEERAHPSRWYAQNGVNVCNYLLTTMVKQHERANQKIARKKLQDALSSVDVGRNFLSSFDVFSQAIEKCIKEKINENDNDIVSAKTKVDLLKLKNDARDAKLRNQYHVTERTLRRLKSSVYAPICAMEISELESILKKLEGERDNFL from the exons ATGGGATGTGTATCCAGTAAACCTGTGAAAGTCGTGCCACCAATTCAAGTCGTGCCACCAATTCAAGTCGTTATTACTCCAGATTTGCCGCCACCACCGAAAGAAGAGGAACCGGAGACTTCGTCCGATCATATATTCATAGGGACGGATGATGCAACAGAAACG GTGAAAATACCAAATGAATTGGACGAGTACAGTGAATTGAAACCACAGAACTCGATCAAGGTATGTgaagataaagaaaaatatgccAAGTTCTTTGAGAACTGGTCACCAATTCTACAAAGCGATGAGGACAGCGACGCCATTTCTACTGCGGGAAACAATTCAGAAGAGGCACAACATAAACTGACGATGGAAGACATTGACAAACGAGCGCGAGAG gCTCCTGCAGAACGAGCAGATAGTTTTGATAATCTTAAAGACTATCTGCTGGATGGTTTGTCTGGCCATGAGGAGGAGGAGAAGTTGAGTGTCCGGGCCATCATAGTGTGGCTCGGGGAACAAGATCTTAAAGACTGGACTGATGTGCCTCCATCTAGAGACTCGCCTAAGGGATTCTTGGCTCTACTCGCGCAGAAAAATTCTCTCTTCGTAACATTCTTTACAGTTCTCTGCAG agAGTTTGGTTTGAAGTGTGTCAAGGTACGTGGAATTTCAAAGGCGGGGGATTATCAGCCGGGGGAAGAGGTAGAAAGTTCGAAATATGGAGACACTTGGGCCGCTGTTTTTGTAAACAGGAGATGGCAAATTGTGCACCCATACTGGGTCTGCAAAAGTCTTGTAGGACGTAATGCTGGTGGATGGATAAAATTAGAGGAAAACGGGAAAACAATTGGTAGAAAAGAAAAAGAGTCAGTCGGCGTTTTAAGAAAAGCTTTCAAGGAGTACTATATTTTTCCGGATCCGGATGAATTCAAATACCGGTGTCATCCTGACGACGAAAAGTGGCAGTTAACTAAGAATTCCGTAAAGAGGAATGAATTTTCCCGCATGCCTTACTTATTTCCTACATTTTTCGGAATGGGTTTAAAATTGATATCCGCAAATACGTGCTTATTAACTAGCGACACGGGAGAGTCTTTAATTGAGATACAAGCCCCTTTGAAGAACGCAAACACACTAGACTTGTGGTATGAACTATACCTAAAGGAGGGGACAGGGAATAGCGATGAAGAAAATATGATGTTACAGGCTGAAAACATCCCAAAACTGGTCGCCATGATACGATGTGGCGACGTCTGGCGATTTAAGATGAACTTGCCAATCAAAGGAGCTTTCAAACTTTGTTGTTACGGTGGTCCTCATAAATCTCCACTCTCCAGAATTGCTGAATTTCGCATTGACAATCATGTACCGaagaaaatctgtaaaattatccCGTTTAACCCTGGACGTGTCGGATTTGGCCCGGGACCTGCCGCTACCGCAGCAAACTTTTTCACACCGTCACATTCAGATGGACAAATACCGATACAGATGAATACTAAATTGGAAATTTCTTTTACAGTGATCAAATCTGTAATCGAAAAGAGATCGATTGTAGCATTACTGCACAAAAATGACATGGAACCTGAAGAACTGGATCGGCATGTTGAAGTAGAAATAAGAAAAGAAAGACGCATGATACTTATTCGAACTGATGCTCCCAGTGAAGGCGAATATGCTCTCACAATTCATTCTTGCGTGAAGGAGGAAAGAGCACATCCTAGTCGTTGGTACGCTCAGAATGGTGTAAATGTCTGTAACTACCTGCTCACCACAATGGTAAAACAACATGAG agAGCTAATCAGAAGATTGCTAGGAAGAAGTTGCAAGACGCGTTATCGTCAGTTGATGTTGGGCGAAATTTCTTGAGCAGCTTTGATGTATTTTCGCAAGCCATAGAAAAATGTATCAAggagaaaataaatgaaaatgataacgACATTGTGTCAGCCAAGACTAAAGTAGATCTTCTAAAACTGAAGAACG ATGCTCGTGATGCAAAACTTCGGAATCAATACCATGTGACTGAAAGAACACTGCGAAGATTGAAATCTTCTGTGTATGCACCAATCTGTGCCATGGAAATTTCCGAGCTGGAAAGTATCCTTAAAAAGTTAGAGGGTGAGAGagataattttctttga
- the LOC130054482 gene encoding hillarin-like, which yields MGCMSSKSVEVISSFDVVITPDLQPPPTEEEPETSSDHIFIGTDDATETVKIPNELDEYSTLKPHNPINVCENREKYAKFFENWSPILQSDEDSDAISTAGNNSEEAQLKLTMEDIDKRAREAPAERADSFDNLKDYLLDGLSGHEEEEKLSVRAIIVWLGEQDLKDWTDVPPSRDSPKGFLALLAQKNSLFVTFFTVLCREFGLKCVKVRGVSKAGDYQPGEEVESSKYGDTWAAVFVNRRWQIVHPYWVCKSLVGRNAGGWIKLEENGKTIGRKEKESVGVLRKAFKEYYIFPDPDEFKYRCHPDDEKWQLTKNSVKRNEFSRMPYLFPTFFGMGLKLISANTCLLTSDTGESLIEIQAPLKNANTLDLWYELYLKEGTGNSDEENMMLQAENIPKLVAMIRCGDVWRFKMNLPIKGAFKLCCYGGPHKSPLSRIAEFRIDNHVPKKNCKIIPFNPGRVGFGPGPAATAANFFTPSHSDGQIPIQMNTKLEISFTVIKSVIEKRSIVALLHKNDMEPEELDRHVEVEIRKERRMILIRTDAPSEGEYALTIHSCVKEERAHPSRWYAQNGVNVCNYLLTTMVKQHERANQKIARKKLQDALSSVDVGRNFLSSFDVFSQAIEKCMKEKINENDNDIVSAKTKVDLLKLKNDARDAKLRNQYHVTERTLRRLKSSVYAPICAMEISELESILKKLEGERDNFL from the exons ATGGGGTGTATGTCCAGCAAATCTGTTGAAGTCATTTCATCATTTGATGTCGTTATTACTCCAGATTTGCAGCCACCACCGACGGAAGAGGAACCGGAGACTTCGTCCGATCATATATTCATAGGGACGGATGATGCAACAGAAACG GTGAAAATACCAAATGAATTGGACGAGTACAGTACATTGAAACCACATAACCCGATCAATGTGTGTGAAAATAGAGAAAAATATGCCAAGTTCTTTGAGAACTGGTCACCAATTCTACAAAGCGATGAGGACAGCGACGCCATTTCTACTGCGGGAAACAATTCAGAAGAGGCACAACTTAAACTGACGATGGAAGACATTGACAAACGAGCGCGAGAG gCTCCTGCAGAACGAGCAGATAGTTTTGATAATCTTAAAGACTATCTGCTGGATGGTTTGTCTGGCCATGAGGAGGAGGAGAAGTTGAGTGTCCGGGCCATCATAGTGTGGCTCGGGGAACAAGATCTTAAAGACTGGACTGATGTGCCTCCATCTAGAGACTCGCCTAAGGGATTCTTGGCTCTACTCGCGCAGAAAAATTCTCTCTTCGTAACATTCTTTACAGTTCTCTGCAG agAGTTTGGTTTGAAGTGTGTCAAGGTACGTGGAGTTTCAAAGGCGGGGGATTATCAGCCGGGGGAAGAGGTAGAAAGTTCGAAATATGGAGACACTTGGGCCGCTGTTTTTGTAAACAGGAGATGGCAAATTGTGCACCCATACTGGGTCTGCAAAAGTCTTGTAGGACGTAATGCTGGTGGATGGATAAAATTAGAGGAAAACGGGAAAACAATTGGTAGAAAAGAAAAAGAGTCAGTCGGCGTTTTAAGAAAAGCTTTCAAGGAGTACTATATTTTTCCGGATCCGGATGAATTCAAATACCGGTGTCATCCTGACGACGAAAAGTGGCAGTTAACTAAGAATTCCGTAAAGAGGAATGAATTTTCCCGCATGCCTTACTTATTTCCTACATTTTTCGGAATGGGTTTAAAATTGATATCCGCAAATACGTGCTTATTAACTAGCGACACGGGAGAGTCTTTAATTGAGATACAAGCCCCTTTGAAGAACGCAAACACACTAGACTTGTGGTATGAACTATACCTAAAGGAGGGGACAGGGAATAGCGATGAAGAAAATATGATGTTACAGGCTGAAAACATCCCAAAACTGGTCGCCATGATACGATGTGGCGACGTCTGGCGATTTAAGATGAACTTGCCAATCAAAGGAGCTTTCAAACTTTGTTGTTACGGTGGTCCTCATAAATCTCCACTCTCCAGAATTGCTGAATTTCGCATTGACAATCATGTACCGAagaaaaactgtaaaattatcCCGTTTAACCCTGGACGTGTCGGATTTGGCCCGGGACCTGCCGCTACCGCAGCAAACTTTTTCACACCGTCACATTCAGATGGACAAATACCGATACAGATGAATACTAAATTGGAAATTTCTTTTACAGTGATCAAATCTGTAATCGAAAAGAGATCGATTGTAGCATTACTGCACAAAAATGACATGGAACCTGAAGAACTGGATCGGCATGTTGAAGTAGAAATAAGAAAAGAAAGACGCATGATACTTATTCGAACTGATGCTCCCAGTGAAGGCGAATATGCTCTCACAATTCATTCTTGCGTGAAGGAGGAAAGAGCACATCCTAGTCGTTGGTACGCTCAGAATGGTGTAAATGTCTGTAACTACCTGCTCACCACAATGGTAAAACAACATGAG agAGCTAATCAGAAGATTGCTAGGAAGAAGTTGCAAGACGCGTTATCGTCAGTTGATGTTGGGCGAAATTTCTTGAGCAGCTTTGATGTATTTTCGCAAGCCATAGAAAAATGTATGAAggagaaaataaatgaaaatgataacgACATTGTGTCAGCCAAGACTAAAGTAGATCTTCTAAAACTGAAGAACG ATGCTCGTGATGCAAAACTTCGGAATCAATACCATGTGACTGAAAGAACACTGCGAAGATTGAAATCTTCTGTGTATGCACCAATCTG